In a genomic window of Methanosarcina horonobensis HB-1 = JCM 15518:
- a CDS encoding DUF169 domain-containing protein, with product MDYNQLAEKLVKFLDLKCEPVAVKVIKKGEPIPEGYHEPDKNLRHCQSIMRARKGESFVIPADKHACVVGASSLGIIPTPEKVASGEFHYNLGMFDSVEAAAAMISQRPAFEPESRTATVVGPLKDAKVEPDVVVLVDKPETIYWIIPASTYHKGGRVNFSSAAFQATCADTTILPSLTGEINVSLGCFGCRKATDIENNEMLIGIPFNKLEEIVNALEKLYEGPMPKARK from the coding sequence ATGGATTATAATCAGCTTGCAGAGAAACTGGTCAAGTTCCTTGACCTTAAGTGTGAACCGGTAGCAGTCAAAGTTATTAAAAAAGGAGAGCCCATACCCGAAGGGTATCACGAACCCGATAAAAACCTCAGACACTGCCAGTCAATTATGAGAGCCAGGAAAGGGGAGTCTTTCGTAATTCCTGCAGATAAACATGCCTGCGTAGTAGGCGCCTCAAGCCTCGGGATTATTCCTACACCTGAAAAGGTAGCCTCAGGGGAGTTCCACTACAACCTGGGAATGTTTGACAGCGTGGAAGCTGCAGCCGCAATGATATCACAGCGTCCGGCTTTTGAACCCGAAAGCAGGACTGCAACCGTTGTAGGGCCTTTGAAGGATGCAAAAGTCGAGCCTGATGTGGTTGTTCTTGTGGACAAACCGGAAACTATTTACTGGATCATCCCTGCAAGTACCTACCATAAAGGTGGAAGGGTTAACTTTAGCAGCGCAGCTTTCCAGGCAACCTGTGCCGACACAACTATCCTGCCAAGCCTGACAGGAGAAATAAATGTTTCTTTAGGTTGCTTCGGATGCAGGAAAGCTACTGATATAGAAAACAATGAAATGCTTATAGGTATTCCTTTCAACAAGCTTGAAGAAATCGTTAATGCTCTTGAAAAACTCTATGAAGGTCCTATGCCGAAAGCAAGGAAATAA
- a CDS encoding ATP-binding protein, protein MRIAIASGKGGTGKTTVAVNLALALEDVQLLDCDVEEPNCNLFLGFELEPVEEVNCLVPEIDPDRCTLCRNCASFCKYNALVSLPKKILSFPSLCHGCGGCSLVCPAGAIEEKPEPIGVIKKAPCGSPLTFLCGTLNIGKAMATPVIRSLQNHIDESKPVIIDSPPGTACPVLEVMECADYCVLVTESTPFGFHDFLLALEAAKALNVPVGVVLNRDGLGDSRVEDFCRAEGIPVLLRIPDDRTIARLYSEGIPFVKEMPEWKKKFEHMFGTIKGLACKNTGVQ, encoded by the coding sequence ATGAGAATTGCAATCGCAAGCGGCAAAGGCGGTACCGGAAAAACTACAGTTGCAGTGAACCTTGCCCTTGCTCTCGAAGACGTGCAGCTTCTTGACTGTGACGTGGAAGAGCCTAATTGCAACCTGTTTCTTGGGTTTGAACTGGAGCCCGTAGAAGAAGTGAACTGTCTGGTTCCTGAGATAGATCCTGATAGGTGTACACTATGCAGGAACTGTGCTAGTTTTTGCAAGTATAATGCTCTGGTTTCCCTTCCCAAAAAAATCCTTTCATTTCCTTCCCTTTGCCACGGCTGTGGTGGCTGTAGCCTTGTCTGTCCGGCAGGAGCTATAGAAGAAAAGCCCGAGCCTATCGGAGTTATCAAAAAAGCGCCCTGTGGATCTCCTCTTACATTTCTGTGCGGTACTCTGAACATAGGGAAAGCCATGGCAACGCCTGTAATAAGATCGCTTCAGAATCATATCGATGAGAGCAAACCTGTAATCATCGATTCCCCTCCGGGGACGGCATGTCCTGTCCTTGAAGTTATGGAATGTGCAGATTATTGTGTGCTTGTAACAGAGTCCACACCTTTTGGTTTTCATGACTTCCTTCTTGCTCTGGAGGCTGCAAAAGCTCTTAATGTTCCCGTAGGAGTTGTTCTTAACCGGGATGGGCTTGGGGATTCAAGGGTGGAAGATTTTTGCAGGGCTGAAGGGATACCTGTTCTTCTCCGCATTCCTGATGATAGAACAATTGCCAGGCTCTATTCGGAAGGCATTCCCTTTGTTAAGGAAATGCCTGAATGGAAAAAGAAATTCGAACACATGTTCGGAACCATAAAAGGACTGGCTTGCAAAAATACGGGGGTACAATGA
- the hdrB gene encoding CoB--CoM heterodisulfide reductase subunit B — MNKLSLFLGCIVPNRYPGIEKATKLCLERLEIDASDLPGASCCPAPGVFKSFDKATWLALASRNIVLSERMDRDILTVCNGCYGSLADANMELKKDPEMKACTNSCLKGIGMEFKGTAEVRHIIEFLYRELGPEKLKGYITTPLDLKVALHYGCHLIKPSKDRNLGETESPVFFDELVEATGAKSVDYTDKMMCCGAGGGVRSGYAAESLEMLEHKLACIRKAEVDCIVNACPFCHLQFDRGQLAVNEKFETDYSIPVLHYSQLLGLALGFSPDQLGIEQNAVQNIEFLAKIYEISAGLR, encoded by the coding sequence ATGAACAAATTATCGCTGTTTCTTGGCTGTATCGTACCCAACCGCTACCCGGGAATTGAGAAAGCAACTAAACTCTGCCTGGAGAGACTTGAAATCGATGCTTCAGACCTTCCCGGAGCTTCCTGCTGCCCTGCCCCGGGAGTGTTCAAGTCTTTTGATAAAGCAACATGGCTTGCCCTTGCCAGCCGGAATATAGTCCTCTCGGAAAGAATGGATAGAGATATCCTGACAGTTTGCAACGGCTGTTATGGCTCTCTGGCAGATGCAAATATGGAACTTAAAAAAGATCCTGAAATGAAAGCCTGTACAAACAGCTGTCTCAAAGGAATAGGTATGGAGTTTAAAGGGACTGCCGAGGTAAGACACATAATCGAATTTCTATACAGGGAACTCGGACCTGAAAAACTCAAAGGTTACATTACAACTCCACTTGACCTGAAAGTAGCCCTGCACTATGGATGTCATCTGATCAAACCTTCAAAGGACAGGAATCTCGGAGAAACGGAATCACCTGTATTCTTTGATGAACTGGTTGAAGCCACCGGCGCAAAAAGTGTGGATTACACAGACAAAATGATGTGCTGCGGAGCAGGAGGAGGAGTCCGTTCAGGGTACGCTGCCGAATCCCTGGAAATGCTTGAACATAAACTTGCCTGCATCCGGAAAGCAGAAGTGGACTGTATAGTTAATGCCTGTCCTTTCTGCCATCTTCAGTTTGACAGGGGGCAGCTTGCCGTCAATGAGAAATTCGAAACAGACTACTCTATCCCGGTTCTCCATTACTCCCAGCTCCTTGGCCTTGCTCTCGGCTTTTCCCCGGACCAGCTGGGAATAGAGCAGAACGCAGTTCAGAACATCGAGTTTCTTGCAAAAATCTATGAGATAAGTGCAGGTTTAAGGTGA
- a CDS encoding nucleotide-binding protein, producing the protein MRQLAIISGKGGCGKTTLTAAFSSLSENAALADCDVDASDLPLILKPQVINRENCPGLELASIDPNLCTGCSICREVCRFGAVLENFTINPYGCEGCAVCTVACPENAVSLVPRVSGQAVSSITRFGPMAHAKLDIGEEASGKLVNMVRKKAAELADQYCCKLILIDGPPGTGCPVMAAITGTDLVLVVSEPTVSGLHDLKRAVELTAHFKIPTVACINRYDINKKKSLEIEAFCREAGIPLLACLPYTDITTKAMVKEETVIEYAAHWMDSGAVEFANIVRKLWEEIEMRLSESFEKETCSRALKIRKS; encoded by the coding sequence ATGAGGCAGCTGGCTATTATTAGCGGAAAAGGTGGTTGCGGAAAGACCACTCTTACAGCTGCCTTTTCATCTCTCTCGGAAAATGCCGCACTTGCGGACTGCGATGTTGATGCATCTGATCTGCCTCTTATCCTTAAGCCTCAGGTAATTAATAGAGAGAATTGTCCGGGACTCGAGCTTGCATCCATTGACCCGAATCTCTGTACCGGTTGTAGTATTTGCCGGGAGGTGTGCAGATTTGGAGCAGTCCTTGAAAACTTCACAATAAACCCGTATGGCTGCGAAGGCTGTGCAGTCTGTACTGTCGCCTGTCCTGAAAATGCGGTATCTTTAGTACCTAGAGTTTCAGGGCAGGCAGTTTCCTCCATAACCCGTTTCGGGCCGATGGCTCATGCAAAACTGGATATCGGAGAGGAGGCAAGTGGAAAACTTGTGAATATGGTTAGAAAAAAAGCAGCAGAACTTGCAGATCAATATTGCTGCAAACTTATTCTTATTGACGGCCCTCCAGGTACCGGCTGCCCGGTTATGGCAGCAATTACCGGAACTGACCTTGTCCTTGTAGTCAGCGAACCCACTGTTTCAGGACTCCATGACCTGAAACGGGCAGTCGAGCTTACCGCTCATTTCAAAATCCCTACTGTTGCCTGCATTAACAGATATGATATCAACAAAAAAAAGAGCCTTGAAATTGAGGCTTTTTGCAGGGAAGCCGGAATTCCTCTTCTTGCCTGTTTACCTTATACGGACATAACTACAAAGGCAATGGTAAAGGAAGAAACCGTGATCGAATATGCCGCTCACTGGATGGATTCCGGGGCTGTGGAATTCGCAAACATTGTCCGTAAGCTCTGGGAAGAGATCGAAATGAGGCTTTCAGAGTCTTTCGAAAAAGAAACGTGTTCAAGAGCTCTCAAAATCAGGAAATCTTAG
- a CDS encoding DUF1847 domain-containing protein — MQCALCRNKECLTGKNCSVIKSGLGYNGENLKSIQISAWLESDPVKRTKLEEIAIYSKRLGYRKIGIAFCIEHEREARLVYDILSRYFEVFSVCCKVCSIEKESLNIKKTGDLEFEAACNPIGQALLLNDDRTDLNIMLGLKTGYDILFSKYSEAPSITLPLLELPYQGDSEIDFIE; from the coding sequence GTGCAGTGCGCGTTGTGCAGGAATAAGGAATGCCTTACAGGCAAAAACTGCTCCGTTATAAAATCGGGACTTGGTTATAATGGCGAGAATCTTAAGTCAATCCAGATTTCCGCCTGGCTTGAATCGGACCCTGTAAAGAGAACAAAGCTAGAGGAAATTGCAATTTACTCAAAAAGGCTTGGGTACAGAAAGATAGGAATTGCTTTCTGTATAGAGCATGAGAGGGAAGCCAGGCTGGTCTATGACATCCTCTCAAGATACTTTGAGGTATTTTCGGTTTGCTGCAAGGTTTGCAGTATTGAAAAAGAGAGCCTGAACATCAAAAAAACCGGTGACCTGGAGTTTGAGGCAGCTTGCAATCCTATCGGGCAGGCGCTGCTTCTTAATGATGATCGAACTGACCTGAATATTATGCTCGGCCTTAAAACAGGCTACGACATACTATTCTCTAAATATTCTGAAGCCCCTTCAATAACACTTCCTCTTCTGGAACTTCCCTATCAAGGGGATTCAGAAATTGATTTTATAGAATAA
- a CDS encoding DUF1284 domain-containing protein — MSEKSKSKSETDSEHDSQLIKIRAHHLCCIQGFQGYGYSPAFVANMRAVISDLEALPSRLLKLVTECDAICISCPSKRECTIQESVLSRRIRQMDLTVLEKLKIEDGTFVKADEAFRLINSKLNNASDIEEVCGTCKWRQKCLWYMQAGR, encoded by the coding sequence ATGTCAGAAAAATCCAAATCCAAATCGGAAACTGATTCTGAACACGACTCTCAACTAATAAAGATCAGGGCTCATCACCTTTGCTGTATTCAGGGGTTCCAGGGGTATGGATACAGTCCTGCCTTTGTTGCCAATATGCGGGCTGTGATTTCGGATCTTGAAGCTCTTCCTTCCAGACTTCTTAAACTTGTAACCGAGTGTGATGCAATCTGTATTTCCTGCCCCAGCAAAAGGGAATGCACTATTCAGGAATCTGTCCTTTCGCGCAGGATCAGACAGATGGATCTTACTGTTCTGGAAAAACTAAAGATAGAAGATGGAACTTTTGTAAAAGCAGATGAAGCTTTCAGGCTCATAAATTCCAAACTTAATAACGCTTCTGATATTGAAGAGGTCTGTGGAACCTGCAAGTGGAGGCAAAAATGCCTCTGGTACATGCAGGCCGGCAGATAA